CTAAAAACAGGTGATCGGCAATTATGACAGAACTGTGAACATGATCACAATTGATAACTTCCAGTTGAATGATTGTTTTCAGTATGTGGATGGTAATGTTATTAGTGGTTTGAATACATTAATAATTCTATGTTTTAGTTGAAAGGTGAAAGAGAGTGGTGCGCTGGGCTCGAGCGGGCTGTAAGGGATACATGCGGGATATTTGGAGAAGAGGTATGAATAGTTGAATGGGAAATGTTTTTGACAATTTCTAATTATTATTACTCAATTTCATAGTTTGCGTAACACCAGTGATTTAAGCAAGAAGGTAATGTCATCTAAAACGATAATGGAACGTGGAACAGAGTCTGAGATTGAAGTAAATGTTTTAGTATCGAATATTAAGCTGATAAGACGGCACCAACTTTTTGAGGGTCCTAGATTTGTTAAACAACAGGTTTTATATGTTCATTAAATCAATGCAACAGGTCAAAATGATAAGGTTACCAGAAAGTGGCTCTGGGATTGTTTACTTTAGAAGGTGTCTATTCTGCTTACTGGGAAACAGTATCATCTGATGTGTCTGAAGTATAATTCTGGATACGCATGGTTTTATCAAGGCTTCCTGCCCAAAATGCTGTAAACTCGACTAAGATTAAAAAAAATTGGATACAGCATAGTGAAAACAAAGTACATGTTCATTTTTTTCAGGACTGATGAAATGTCCACCACCCAGTTGTCTGAGTTTACCAAGGATTCTGTATCTCTCCCTTTGAAATGTTTCCTGAGGTCAGGAGGTCTGTATCCCTCCTTTGCCACAGCCGGCTCCTCCTTTGCCACCTCCGGCTCCTTTTCCAGCTCCTCCTCCACCGGCTCCTCCTTTGCCATCGCCAGGTCCGTCGCATCCTTTGCCACTGCCAGCTCCTTTTCTGGCTCCTTTTTTACCGGCTCCTCCTTTGCCGTCGCCGGCTACATCTCCGGCTCCTCCAATGCCGCCGCCGGCTCCTCCTTTGCCGCCGTCGGATCCTCCTTTGCCTCCGCCTTCTTTGCTGTCGCTGGCTCCATCGCTGGCTCTGGCTCCTCCTTTGCCGCCACCGGCTCCTCCTTTGCCGCTGCCGGCTCCTTTTCCGGCTCCTCCTCCGCCAGCTCCTCCTTTGCCGTCGCCGGCTCCTCCTCCGCCGGCTCCTCCTTTGCCGTCGCCTGCTCTTCCTCCGGTTCCTCCTTTGCCGTCGCCGGCTCCTCCTTTGCTGTCGCTGGCTCCATCGCTGGCTCTCGCTCCTCCTTTGCTGCTGCCGGCTCCTCCTTTAACACCGCCGTCGCCTCCTTTTCTGTCGCCGGCTCCTCCTTTACCGGCTCCTCCTTTGCTGTCGCCGGCTCCTTCTTTGCTGTTGCCTCCTTTGCCGTCAACTCCGCCGGCTGTTCCTTTGCCGTTGTTACCACCGGCTTCTTTTCCGGCATCTCCTCTGCCAGCTCCTCCTTTGCCGTCGCCGGCTCCTCCTCCGCCGGCTCCTCCTTTGCCATCGCCGGCTCTTCCTCCGGTTCCTCCTTTGCCATCGCCGGCTCCTCCTTTGCTGTCGCTGGCTCTGGCTCCTCCTTTGCCGCTGCCGGCTCCTATTGTAACGCCGCCGTCGCCTCTTTTTCCGTCGACGGCTCCTCCTTTACCGGCTCCTCCTTTGCCGCTGCCGGCTCCTACTTTAACGCCGCCGTCGCCTCCTTTTCCGTCGCCGGCTCCTCCTTTACCGGCTCCTCCTTTGACGTCGCCGGCTCCTCCTCCGGCTCCTTTGCCGTCGCCGGCTCCTCCTCCGGCTCCTCCTTTGCCGTTGCTGCCGCCAGCTCCTTCTTTGCTGTCGCTGGCTCCATCGCTTGCTCTGGCTTCTCCTTTGCCACCCCCGGCTCCTCCTTTAACATCGCTGTTGCCTCCTTTCCCGTCGCATCCTTTTCCATCGCCACCTTTTTTGTCGCCGCCTCCTCCTTTGCCATCTCCGGCTCCTCCTTTCCCATCACCGGCTCCACCTTTGCCATCGCCGGCTCCTCCTTTTCCGCCACCGGCTCCTCCTTTACCGGCTCCTCCTTTGCCGTCGCCATCTCCTCCTCCGGCTCTTTCTTTGCTGTCGCCGGCTCTTCCTCCGGTTCCTCCTTTGCCGTCGCCGGCTCCTCCTTTGCTGTCGCTGGCTCCGTCGCTGGGTCTGGCTCCTCCTTTGCCGCTGCCGGCTCCTCCTTTAACGCCGCCGTCGCCTCCTTTTCCATCGCCGGCTCCTTCTTTACCGGCTCCTCCTTTGCCGCCGCAGGCTCCTCCTCCGGTTCCTTTGCCGTCGCCGGCTCCTCCTCCGGCTCCTCCTTTGCCGTTGCCGCCACCGGCTCCTTCTTTGCTGTCGCTGGCTCCATCGCTTGCTCTGGCTCCTCCTTTAACACCACCGTTGCCTCCTTTCCCGTCACATCCTTTTCCATCGCCACCTTTTTTGTCGCCGGCTCCTCCTTTGCCATCTCCGGCTCCTCCTTTCCCGTCACCGGCTCCACCTTTACCATCGCCGGCTCCTCCTTTTCCGCCACCGGCTCCTCCTTTACCGGCTCCTCCTTTGCCGTCgccgtctcctcctccatctcctcctttgCTGTCGCCGGCTCCTTTTCCGGGTCCTCCTTTGCCGCCGCCGGCTCCTCCTTTGCTGGTTCCTCCTTTGCTGTCGCCTCCTTTGCCGTCGACTCCGCCGGCTGTTCCTTTGCCGTTGTCACCACCGGCTTCTTTTCCGGCTCCTCCATTGCCGGAGCCGGCTCCTCCTCCggctcctcctccagctcctcctccgGCTCCTCCTCCGGCTCCTCCTCCGGCTCCTCCTTTGCAGTCGCCTCCTTTGCCGTTGCCTCCGCCGGCTGTTCCTTTGCCTTCGTCGCCACCGGCTCCTCCTTTGCTGTCATCGGCTCCTCCTTTGCTGTCGCCGGCTCCATCGCCTCCTTTGCCGCCGCCGGTTCCTTTTCCGGCTCCTCCTTTGCCACCGCCGGCTCCTCCTTTGCCGCCGGCTGGTCCGTTGCCGTCGTCGCCACCTCCTTTACTGGCTCCTCCTTTGCTGTCGCCTCCTTTGACGTCGACTCCGCCGGCTGTTCCTTTGCCGTTGTCACCACCGGCTTCTTTTCCGGCTCCTCCTCCGCCAGCTCCTCCTTTGCCGTCGCCGGCTCCTCCTCCGCCGTCACCTCCTTTGTCATCGCCGGCTCCGTCGCCTCCTTTGCCGTTGCTGCCGCCGGCTCCTCCTTTGCCGTCGCCGGCTCTTCCTCCGGTTCCTCCTTTTCCGTCGCCGGCTCCTTCTTTACCGGCTCCTCCTTTGCAATCGCCTGCTCCTCCTCCGGCTCCTTTGCCGTCGCTGGCTCCTCCTTTGCCACCGCCGGCTCCTCCTTTACCACCGCCTGCTCCTCTTCCGTCTCCTCCTCTGCCGGCTCTGTCGCCTCCTTCGCCAGCTGGAAATGTTCTGGGTGGTGGGATTAacgctgtgctctctctctcacacacacacacgtgtgggTGAAGGTCCCTAGTTCCATTTAAACAAATGTCTGGTGATTCCATTAGTGGAACCGTAATCTCTGCAGAAACACACAGAAGAACAACATCAATTACAGCCGCTCTCCTACTGCATCAAAAACCCACTGCTTAAAtctacaatatgtaactttttgggcaacccaaccaaattcacatagaaacgGGAGTTATAGATCTTTCATtcccattgaaagcaagtctaagaagcggtagatctgttctatgtgtgctatttatATGCTTCCCATTTCAGTTTTGTACACTAGCTTCCAACACCAGCTGTATatacaatatatttatttttggtatatttttggttatggatcATATATTTCAcaacggtttagatggtacaatgatcctCTACAACAGGTATTCCCAAAACCCCAGGGGTACGCACAATGTCGtctggggtacgccaaataaaaatgtgattcacattttcaaacagtccatttatattttccaactgggctaaacatttgggtgaggtttttctcTCGTGgtaattccactaacggtctgcatgtagccaaacgtagctgctgttcattccgtttgctctaaaatgtataaatgtttttaaaaaaaggcCTGAGTCCATATatacacataccagctctactggtagtactgctactaccagcagtaatACACCTGCACCAGTCGACGACAAGTTGTTTTTTTTCctcgagcacatccaatgctagcatcagtaattctacatttgttgttagcccagctagcatggacactgacagttgtgaatctgatgcagccaaagagctactgcccccttacccgggaaagcacggaacagacagggatgttggaccatcgaagaggtgcaaatatgatgagaactacattgattttgGGTTCACTTATTTTGGGAGTAGTGTCTTTCCTCatccacagtgtgttatatgtgcaaaagtactatctcacaactggATGCGCAGACATTTAGTAACGAAACATGCCCacttgaaaaataagccacaggagtttcctcgctacatatttgtcgccaaacccactggttccaggtcatctataagtctctgctaggtaaagccccaccttatctcagttcactgatcaccatagcaacacccacccttaGCATGCACTCCAGCATTTATGTTTCACtgttcatccccaaagccaacacttcctttggccacctttccttccagttctctgctgccaatgactggaacgaattgcaaaaatcactgaagctggacacttatatctccctctctaactttaagcatcagttgtcagagcagcttaccaatcactgtacctgtataCAACCAAACTGTAAATAGCatacccaactacctcatccccatattgttatttatcttcttattcttttgcaccccagtatctctacttgcacatctatcactccagtgttaataaaTGCTAAATGTTAAtaatttcacctctatggcctatttactgccttaccttttgcacacactgtacatagattattctattgtgttattgactgtacatttgtttatgtgcaactctgtgttgttgttttattgcactgctttgctttatcttggtcaggtcacagttgtaaatgagaactttttctcaactggcctacctggttaaataaaggtgaaatatatatttttttataaatgaatcagacatggcgggcctggcacaactcctggtatatgtccgtgacgtttatgggggggtcaattaaggaagatatCCTTTTTCTGCAAACCAGGACAACAAAAgtggatatttttaaagtactggacagctttgtgacatcaaatggactttggtggtcaacaTGTGTTGGTCAacatgtgttggtatctgtactgattgTGCAAAAGCCATCCGGGATAATTATTAGAGTGGTAacgtgcgtgcaagcagttgctcccgaagccactgggtacactgcagcatccaccgagaggctcttgctgccaagggaatgcctgacagcttgaaagacgttttggacactacagagaaaatagttaactttgttaaagcaaggacCTTGAACTCACATGTATTTCCTGCAcaatgcaatgatatgggcagcgaccatgtaacacttttacaacatacagaagtgcgctggttatcaaggggcaaagtattgacacgttttttaaaattgagagaagagcttaaagttctttactgaccataattttcacgtCTCACTgattgcatgatgacgagtttctcacacgactggcctaccttgggtgatgttttttctcacctgaatgatcggAATCttggattacagggactctccgcaactatattcaatgtgcgggacaaaattgaggcgatgattaagaagttggagcaaGATCTTCTCTGTcagcattaacaaggacaacacacaggtctttccatcattgtatgattttttctGTGCAAATTAattcaagcttacggacaatgtcaaatgtgatatagcgtaccacctgagtgagttgggtgcacagttacgcaggtactttcccgaaacggatgaaacaaacaactggattcgttatccctttcatgccctgcctccagttcacttaccgatatctgaacaagagagccccATCAAAATTTCAACaggcggttctgtgaaaattgaatttaatcagaaatCATTGACAGATTTATTGGATTGGGTTGCGCTCAGAGTGTCCTGCCATTGCAAATCGCtcttaagacactgatgccctttgcaaccaggtacctatgtgagagtggattctcgtccctcactagcatgaaaactaaatacaggcacagactgtgtgtggaaaaggatttaagactgagactctctccaatacaacccaatatTGCAGaattatgtgcatcctttcaagcagaCCCTTCTCACTAACCTGTGGGGAgatattcacaatttttgattaACAAAATATTTTATATGTAACActgttaaataaagagcaaaaatacTGATTATTATTTGTACTCGGGTCCTATAAGAgatctttgtcacttcccacgagctgggttgtgacaaactcacactcattcttgtgtttaataaatgtatcgtatagtgtgtgtgtgtggcaggcttacaataatggcaaaaaacaacatttgagagtgcgctgaccctggtgctagagggagtACTCAGCTGGAGATTGAACAtttgaaggggtatgggactgtaaaaggtttgggaatcactgctctacacaatgactgcttgtttttTTCACATAAACGGAAATTAAACTATAAGAATTGAAACCTCTTCATTCAGTACTCCCTGTAACATTTTGACTGTAAAGTCCTGGAGATCCAGAAATCTATTTGCCGCCTTCACCATGTCTAGCTTCTTAGATGTTTTATTAGTTTGAATTAGTGCAATTTATCATGTGCGCTATAAACAtaacaaagtccaccttcttcaCTGTTGGTTTGTCGGGATCCTTCTCCTGCATGGCATTCACTGCAGACTGTGAGACATCCACTACCTTCAGCTATTTTCACTGCCTCCACATAGGA
This is a stretch of genomic DNA from Oncorhynchus mykiss isolate Arlee chromosome 7, USDA_OmykA_1.1, whole genome shotgun sequence. It encodes these proteins:
- the LOC118965252 gene encoding uncharacterized PE-PGRS family protein PE_PGRS54-like codes for the protein MESPDICLNGTRDLHPHVCVCERESTALIPPPRTFPAGEGGDRAGRGGDGRGAGGGKGGAGGGKGGASDGKGAGGGAGDCKGGAGKEGAGDGKGGTGGRAGDGKGGAGGSNGKGGDGAGDDKGGDGGGGAGDGKGGAGGGGAGKEAGGDNGKGTAGGVDVKGGDSKGGASKGGGDDGNGPAGGKGGAGGGKGGAGKGTGGGKGGDGAGDSKGGADDSKGGAGGDEGKGTAGGGNGKGGDCKGGAGGGAGGGAGGGAGGGAGGGAGSGNGGAGKEAGGDNGKGTAGGVDGKGGDSKGGTSKGGAGGGKGGPGKGAGDSKGGDGGGDGDGKGGAGKGGAGGGKGGAGDGKGGAGDGKGGAGDGKGGAGDKKGGDGKGCDGKGGNGGVKGGARASDGASDSKEGAGGGNGKGGAGGGAGDGKGTGGGACGGKGGAGKEGAGDGKGGDGGVKGGAGSGKGGARPSDGASDSKGGAGDGKGGTGGRAGDSKERAGGGDGDGKGGAGKGGAGGGKGGAGDGKGGAGDGKGGAGDGKGGGGDKKGGDGKGCDGKGGNSDVKGGAGGGKGEARASDGASDSKEGAGGSNGKGGAGGGAGDGKGAGGGAGDVKGGAGKGGAGDGKGGDGGVKVGAGSGKGGAGKGGAVDGKRGDGGVTIGAGSGKGGARASDSKGGAGDGKGGTGGRAGDGKGGAGGGGAGDGKGGAGRGDAGKEAGGNNGKGTAGGVDGKGGNSKEGAGDSKGGAGKGGAGDRKGGDGGVKGGAGSSKGGARASDGASDSKGGAGDGKGGTGGRAGDGKGGAGGGGAGDGKGGAGGGGAGKGAGSGKGGAGGGKGGARASDGASDSKEGGGKGGSDGGKGGAGGGIGGAGDVAGDGKGGAGKKGARKGAGSGKGCDGPGDGKGGAGGGGAGKGAGGGKGGAGCGKGGIQTS